A DNA window from Blastocatellia bacterium contains the following coding sequences:
- a CDS encoding two-component regulator propeller domain-containing protein, producing the protein MKRSIKIILPNLILSYLLLPMWLSSVLAHNPERVMTQYAHAVWETANGLPQNSVHAILQTRDGYLWLGTQEGLVRFDGVRFTVFDKRTVKEMKSNHVQALAEGRDGSLWIATTSGLLRRKDGTFTRYSTEQGLSHDFLTALWEDRDGALWIGSFGGGVSRWKDGRITTYTTRQGLSNDFVWSICQGDDGSLWIGTNEGLNRFHRGRFTVYRAPQDLPGKVVWTIIPASEGGLWIGTDGGLVRWHEGWQRRYAMREGLSYPVVRALFEHKGVLWIGTDGGGLYRLANGRFSSFTTRDGLSDDFVISLYEDREGILWIGTFGGGLNQLKEGKVTTYTTREGLSHDLVRCIFQSRDGSLWLGTNGGGLNRLRDGRVTVYTRKDGLADDVVMALAEGRDGSLWIGTKGGLTRLSRGRFTTYTTRNGLSHNSIRALHEDRRGNLWIGTRGGGLNRLTDGKITAYRVEDGFPSDVVRAIYEAPDGSLWFATNDGLVHMVDGRFVTYTTSDGLSSNTLMAITGDADGTLWIGTYGGGLNRFKNGKFTRYTTAEGLYDDVIFQILDDQHGSLWLSCNKGIFRVRKKELHDFAVGRLPRISFTLLTTADGMKSSECNGGSQPAGWRDREGRLWFPTIRGAVVVDPINLPFNSLPPPVVIEDLIAAGDPVNVRQGIRLPPGKDQVEIHYTGLSFLAPEKVLFRYRLEGFDERWIEAGSRRVAYYTNLPPGRYRFHVTACNNDGVWNPVGATIEFSLEPHFYQTGWFYGLLSMLLLSAGVGVHRLGVRHLAARERELALRVHERTLTLQREITERRQAEALVRATNQKLEALIQASPVAILALDLEGRVTMWNPAAERMFGWTEAEVLGKLLPIVPEEKMEEFAALRRRVIEEGGFTGVEVRRRRKDGTPIDLSLSTSPLRDAKGSISGIMSVIIDVTEQKRVQEELRKARETAEAASRAKSEFLANVSHEIRTPMNGIIGMTELLLETDLTADQREGLEIVRDSARTLLMILNDILDYSKIEAGKLTLDSVPFNLREVLETTLKPFVAQAYTKGVRVTYRMAPEIPEEFIGDPLRLQQVLANLLSNAVKFTPRGEILVTVERAENGAPTPGFSNGPVAEAGLEPGEYLLHFQVTDTGIGIPPDKQKVIFDAFTQVDSSSTRKFGGTGLGLAICSRLVTAMGGRIWVESTPGQGSTFHFTVRLGVGPPVRSEASGDRRVDLAQNEIAKEGFPLLITRGEWSGPE; encoded by the coding sequence ATGAAGCGGTCCATAAAGATCATCCTCCCGAACCTCATCCTCAGCTATCTCCTCCTGCCCATGTGGCTTTCTTCCGTCCTGGCTCACAATCCCGAGAGAGTGATGACGCAGTACGCCCACGCCGTCTGGGAGACTGCGAACGGGCTGCCGCAGAATTCCGTGCACGCCATCCTGCAGACGCGCGATGGCTATCTCTGGCTCGGCACTCAAGAAGGGCTCGTTCGCTTCGATGGCGTGCGTTTCACCGTCTTTGACAAGCGGACGGTCAAAGAGATGAAGAGCAATCACGTTCAGGCCCTCGCTGAAGGACGCGACGGCAGCCTGTGGATCGCCACCACAAGTGGGTTACTCCGACGCAAGGACGGGACGTTCACCCGATATTCGACCGAGCAGGGGTTGTCGCACGATTTCCTCACCGCCCTGTGGGAAGATCGCGATGGTGCCCTGTGGATCGGCAGCTTCGGTGGTGGGGTGAGTCGCTGGAAAGACGGGCGCATCACGACCTACACGACCCGACAGGGATTGTCGAACGATTTCGTCTGGTCAATTTGCCAAGGCGATGACGGGAGTCTCTGGATCGGCACCAATGAGGGGCTCAATCGGTTTCACCGGGGGCGATTCACCGTCTATCGGGCCCCTCAGGACCTGCCCGGCAAAGTCGTGTGGACGATCATTCCTGCGAGCGAGGGGGGATTGTGGATCGGAACCGATGGCGGGCTTGTCCGGTGGCATGAAGGCTGGCAAAGACGCTACGCCATGCGAGAGGGCTTGTCATATCCCGTTGTGCGCGCCCTCTTCGAACACAAGGGAGTGCTCTGGATCGGGACTGACGGTGGTGGACTCTACCGATTGGCCAACGGCCGCTTCAGTTCCTTTACCACTCGCGACGGGCTCTCCGATGACTTCGTCATCAGCCTGTACGAGGATCGGGAGGGAATTCTCTGGATCGGCACCTTCGGCGGCGGCCTCAATCAGTTGAAAGAGGGGAAGGTGACGACCTATACGACGCGCGAGGGACTCTCCCATGATTTGGTGCGGTGCATCTTCCAGAGCCGCGACGGCAGTCTCTGGTTGGGGACCAACGGTGGAGGCCTCAACCGGCTCAGGGACGGACGCGTGACGGTGTACACCCGCAAGGACGGTCTTGCCGACGATGTGGTGATGGCCCTGGCCGAAGGTCGGGATGGCAGCCTCTGGATCGGCACCAAAGGGGGACTGACGCGGCTGAGTCGAGGACGATTCACCACCTACACCACCCGGAATGGCCTCTCCCACAATTCCATTCGCGCCCTTCATGAAGATCGCCGGGGAAACCTCTGGATCGGCACACGGGGCGGCGGCCTCAATCGGCTGACCGATGGAAAGATCACCGCTTATCGCGTCGAGGATGGTTTCCCCAGCGATGTCGTTCGCGCCATTTATGAAGCCCCTGATGGCAGCCTGTGGTTCGCAACCAACGACGGATTGGTGCACATGGTGGACGGGAGGTTCGTCACCTATACGACCTCGGACGGCCTTTCGTCTAACACTCTCATGGCCATCACGGGGGATGCCGACGGAACACTCTGGATTGGTACCTACGGAGGTGGACTGAATCGTTTCAAAAACGGGAAATTCACCCGCTATACGACGGCCGAGGGACTCTACGATGATGTCATCTTTCAGATTCTCGACGATCAGCACGGTTCACTTTGGCTCAGTTGTAACAAAGGCATCTTCCGCGTGCGCAAGAAGGAACTGCATGACTTTGCCGTGGGCAGGCTCCCCCGGATCAGTTTTACTCTCTTAACAACGGCCGATGGTATGAAGAGTAGCGAGTGCAACGGAGGCTCGCAGCCAGCGGGCTGGCGCGATCGGGAGGGACGGCTCTGGTTTCCAACCATCAGGGGAGCAGTGGTGGTTGATCCGATCAATTTGCCGTTTAACTCCTTGCCACCTCCGGTTGTGATCGAAGATCTCATTGCCGCCGGCGACCCGGTTAATGTTCGTCAGGGGATCCGGCTCCCACCGGGGAAAGACCAAGTGGAGATTCACTATACGGGACTCAGTTTTCTCGCTCCGGAGAAGGTCCTGTTCCGTTACCGGCTCGAAGGCTTCGATGAGCGATGGATCGAGGCGGGATCCCGGCGGGTCGCTTACTACACGAATCTTCCACCGGGCCGGTATCGGTTTCACGTCACCGCCTGCAATAACGATGGAGTGTGGAACCCGGTCGGGGCGACGATCGAGTTTTCCCTGGAACCGCATTTTTATCAAACGGGATGGTTCTATGGGCTTCTTAGCATGCTTCTTCTCTCGGCGGGTGTGGGAGTTCATCGCCTTGGCGTTCGCCATCTGGCGGCGCGAGAGCGGGAGCTGGCGCTTCGCGTGCATGAACGAACCCTTACACTACAGCGGGAAATCACCGAGCGCCGCCAGGCCGAGGCGCTTGTCCGCGCGACCAATCAAAAGCTGGAAGCGCTCATTCAAGCCTCGCCGGTGGCGATCCTGGCGCTGGACCTCGAGGGCAGGGTCACCATGTGGAATCCGGCGGCGGAGAGGATGTTCGGGTGGACGGAGGCCGAAGTCCTCGGGAAACTTCTCCCCATCGTCCCGGAAGAGAAAATGGAGGAATTTGCCGCCTTGCGACGAAGGGTTATTGAGGAGGGAGGCTTCACGGGTGTGGAGGTCCGTCGGCGAAGAAAGGATGGAACGCCCATTGACCTCAGCCTTTCGACCTCTCCCCTCCGTGATGCGAAGGGCTCCATTTCTGGAATCATGTCCGTCATCATTGATGTGACGGAGCAAAAACGGGTGCAAGAAGAGCTGAGAAAGGCCCGGGAAACTGCCGAGGCCGCCAGTCGCGCCAAGAGCGAATTTCTCGCTAATGTGAGCCACGAAATTCGCACCCCGATGAACGGGATTATTGGGATGACCGAATTGCTCCTGGAGACCGATTTGACGGCGGACCAGCGCGAGGGTCTGGAGATCGTGCGCGATTCTGCCCGGACGCTCCTCATGATCCTCAACGACATCCTCGATTACTCGAAGATCGAAGCAGGGAAGCTGACGCTCGATTCGGTCCCATTCAATCTGCGAGAGGTTCTCGAAACAACCCTGAAACCGTTCGTGGCGCAGGCTTACACCAAGGGGGTGCGGGTCACCTACAGGATGGCTCCTGAGATCCCCGAGGAGTTCATCGGTGATCCGCTTCGGCTCCAGCAGGTCCTCGCTAATCTCCTGAGCAATGCCGTCAAATTTACTCCGCGCGGGGAGATCCTCGTGACCGTGGAGCGTGCCGAAAACGGGGCACCCACGCCGGGCTTCTCCAATGGACCGGTGGCAGAGGCGGGATTGGAACCTGGCGAGTATCTCTTGCATTTCCAGGTAACTGATACGGGCATCGGTATTCCTCCGGACAAGCAGAAGGTGATCTTTGACGCCTTCACCCAGGTTGATAGCTCCTCGACGCGAAAATTCGGCGGGACGGGTCTCGGTCTGGCCATCTGTTCTCGACTCGTGACGGCCATGGGCGGGCGGATCTGGGTCGAGAGCACACCCGGCCAGGGCAGTACCTTTCATTTCACCGTCCGCCTTGGGGTCGGTCCTCCCGTGAGGAGTGAAGCATCGGGGGATCGTCGTGTGGATCTCGCTCAAAATGAAATCGCCAAGGAGGGATTCCCTCTGCTCATAACACGAGGTGAGTGGTCCGGCCCTGAATAA
- a CDS encoding response regulator, whose amino-acid sequence MKILIADDDPLWQRVALVALTRSGYEVGVVSNGRVAWDALRQPDAPLLALLDWMMPGMDGIDVCRRLRKLSPSPLIYVILLTALEEEEAVAQAVEAGADDYIIKPFLPEHLRLRVRIGMRVLGLEAARQRCLQELADVRAQLNRVHQLLPLCPRCRRKRRGQRYWQHIESYIQEQPSERIALSLCPRCRHDVGGRDAMGGTVPVITVMPQQ is encoded by the coding sequence ATGAAAATTCTCATTGCCGATGATGATCCTCTCTGGCAGCGTGTAGCCCTGGTTGCGCTGACCCGATCCGGCTACGAGGTCGGTGTGGTGAGTAACGGGCGCGTTGCCTGGGATGCGCTGCGCCAGCCGGATGCGCCGCTACTGGCACTGCTCGATTGGATGATGCCGGGGATGGATGGGATTGACGTCTGCCGTCGTCTCCGAAAGCTTTCGCCCTCTCCCCTCATCTATGTGATTTTGCTGACGGCCCTGGAGGAAGAGGAGGCGGTGGCTCAGGCCGTTGAGGCGGGGGCCGATGATTACATCATCAAGCCGTTTTTGCCCGAGCACCTGCGGCTGCGCGTCCGCATCGGCATGCGAGTGCTTGGCCTGGAAGCGGCCCGGCAACGTTGTCTGCAGGAGCTGGCCGACGTTCGTGCTCAACTCAACCGGGTGCATCAACTTCTCCCCCTGTGTCCCCGGTGTCGCCGGAAGCGCCGCGGTCAGCGCTACTGGCAGCATATCGAAAGCTACATCCAGGAACAACCGAGCGAGCGGATCGCACTGAGCCTCTGTCCCCGTTGCCGGCATGATGTGGGCGGCCGCGATGCAATGGGGGGAACCGTTCCGGTGATCACGGTCATGCCACAACAATGA